A section of the Trichomycterus rosablanca isolate fTriRos1 chromosome 6, fTriRos1.hap1, whole genome shotgun sequence genome encodes:
- the LOC134316433 gene encoding poly(rC)-binding protein 3, translated as MEPTKVQSEGGLNVTLTIRLLMHGKEVGSIIGKKGETVKKMREESTARINISEGNCPERIVTITGPTDAIFKAFTMIAYKFEEDIITSMSNSQATSKPPVTLRLVVPASQCGSLIGKGGSKIKEMRESTGAQVQVAGDMLPNSTERAVTISGTPDAIIQCVKQICVIMLESPPKGATIPYRPKPASAPVIFTGAQAYTIQGQYAIPHPDLTKLHQLAIQQTPFTSLGQTTPAFPGVDASSQASTHELTIPNDLIGCIIGRQGTKISEIRQMSGAQIKIANAMEGSSDRQITITGTPANISLAQYLINAR; from the exons ATGgagcctaccaaggtccagtctGAGGGTGGACTTAATGTCACACTTACCATTCGGCTCCTCATGCATGGCAAG gAGGTTGGCAGTATAATAGGAAAG AAAGgtgaaacagtgaagaaaatgCGGGAAGAG AGTACTGCTCGTATcaatatttcagaaggaaactgTCCAGAGAGGATAGTTACCATTACAGGGCCAACAGATGCCATATTCAAGGCATTTACCATGATCGCATACAAGTTTGAAGAG GATATTATCACCTCCATGAGTAACAGCCAGGCCACCAGTAAGCCTCCAGTGACCCTACGTCTAGTGGTTCCAGCCAGCCAGTGTGGTTCTCTAATTGGGAAGGGTGGCTCAAAGATAAAGGAGATGAGGGAG TCTACAGGAGCTCAGGTGCAAGTGGCTGGAGACATGCTGCCAAACTCCACCGAGCGGGCAGTGACCATCTCGGGCACCCCAGATGCCATCATCCAGTGTGTAAAGCAGATCTGTGTGATAATGCTGGAG TCCCCACCCAAAGGTGCCACAATCCCGTATCGACCCAAACCTGCCTCTGCTCCAGTTATTTTTACTGGGGCTCAG GCTTACACCATTCAGGGACAGTATGCAATCCCTCATCCTGAT CTGACCAAGCTCCATCAGCTGGCTATACAGCAAACCCCCTTTACCTCCCTTGGGCAGACCACCCCCGCTTTCCCTG GTGTGGATGCCAGTTCACAGGCCAGTACTCATGAGCTCACCATTCCAAATGAT cTAATCGGCTGCATAATTGGACGTCAAGGCACAAAAATCAGTGAGATTCGTCAAATGTCTGGAGCTCAGATTAAAATAGCTAATGCAATGGAGGGGTCATCAGACCGCCAAATCACTATCACAGGCACACCTGCCAACATCAGCCTGGCACAGTATCTCATTAATGCCAGGTGA